In the genome of Achromobacter sp. MFA1 R4, the window GCACCGACCCGACGCGCACGTTCACGGTGACTGGCAGGCCGGGTTCCTCGAAACGCACGATGGTGGGGCCCTTGTTGCCCATGACGGCGATGAAGCAGGTGACGGCCAGGCTTTCGCGCAGGCGTACGAGCGCGGGTTCGCCGATGCGCAGGGGGTCGGCCTGGCGCATGGCGGCCACGCCGACGTACAGGGCTTCGAGGCCCAGGTGGTACTGCTGGGTGGCGACTTCCTGGTCGACCAGGCCTTCGGCGATGAGGCTCATCAGGTAGCGGTGCACTTTGGCCGGGCTTTCGCCGACGTGGGCGGCCAGGGTGGTGAGGCTGGCGCGGCCGCCCAGACGGGCCAGGCCCTTGAGCACCGACATGCCGGTTTCGGCGGCCTGCACCCGTTGACGGCGCTCGCGCGGGCGCGCGGACGAATCAGGGACGGGTTCGAGGCCGGATTCGGCGGGGAGGTTTTTGCTCATGGGGGGTGCGGCTCCAGATCGGGCGCCCGCAGGGGGACATTGAGACCCAACGCCGGGCGAGGCGGCATCAAGGTTAACCCTTCTTCAAAAATTACGCATTGCGTATATGATTTACGCAAACGCAAACAAGGAATGCAGTTTTGACATTCCTCAACAAGGAGACTTCCCATGCGCAGTGTTAAACACCATGTCCTGGCCGGCCTGCTGGCCCTGCCCCTGCTGGCCGGCGCCAGCGCGTTCGCCCAGCAGCCGGCTGCCGACTATCCCTCCAAGCCCGTGCGCTGGATCGTGCCTTACGCCGCGGGCGGTGGGTCGGATTTCCTGGCGCGCAGCATCGGACAGGGCCTGACCGGCCGCCTGGGCCAGCCCGTGGTGATCGAGAACAAGCCGGGCGGCAACACTGCCATCGCGGCGTCGGAGACGGCGCGCGCCCCGGCTGACGGCTACACGATGCTGTCCGCCGACAACGGCACGCTGGTGTTCAACCCCGCGCTCTACAAGAAGCTGTCGTACGACCCGGCGAAAGACCTGGCGCCCGTGACGCTGATGGGACGCTTCCCGATGATCCTGGTGGTCGGCCCCGCCATGAAGGTCAATTCGGCCAAGGAATTCCTGGCGGACGCCAAAAGCCGCAAGGAAGGCCTGGATTACGCCTCGGCCGGCGCCGGCAGCCCGCACCACCTGGCCATGGAATTGCTCAAGGTCGAGGCGGGCCTGACGATGACGCACGTGCCGTACCGCGGCGCATCGCCGGCACTGGCTGACGTGGCCGGCGGACAGGTTCCCGCCATGATGGTGGACCTGGCTGCGGGCGCCGGTTTCATCAACGGCGGCAAGGTGAAGGCGTTGGCCGTCGCCAACCCGACGCGCCTGCCCCAGTTGCCCGACGTGCCGACCTTCGCGGAACTGGGCCTGAAGAACGTGGAAGCATCCGCGCAAGTGGGCGTGGTGGTCCCGGCCGGCACGCCCAAGCCGGTGATCGACGCGCTGAACAAGCAAGTGGTCGCCACCATCAACGATCCCG includes:
- a CDS encoding tripartite tricarboxylate transporter substrate binding protein: MRSVKHHVLAGLLALPLLAGASAFAQQPAADYPSKPVRWIVPYAAGGGSDFLARSIGQGLTGRLGQPVVIENKPGGNTAIAASETARAPADGYTMLSADNGTLVFNPALYKKLSYDPAKDLAPVTLMGRFPMILVVGPAMKVNSAKEFLADAKSRKEGLDYASAGAGSPHHLAMELLKVEAGLTMTHVPYRGASPALADVAGGQVPAMMVDLAAGAGFINGGKVKALAVANPTRLPQLPDVPTFAELGLKNVEASAQVGVVVPAGTPKPVIDALNKQVVATINDPATRQRLVEFGIEPVGNTPAQYADMLTSERARWQKLISDLGITLD
- a CDS encoding IclR family transcriptional regulator — encoded protein: MSKNLPAESGLEPVPDSSARPRERRQRVQAAETGMSVLKGLARLGGRASLTTLAAHVGESPAKVHRYLMSLIAEGLVDQEVATQQYHLGLEALYVGVAAMRQADPLRIGEPALVRLRESLAVTCFIAVMGNKGPTIVRFEEPGLPVTVNVRVGSVLSMLWSATGRAFLGLLDEASVQALAQAELADAPPEQRALLDRDDPIGALRREVRALGCATVKDTNLRGISAVSAPLYDHIGRVCAVLTALGATGGFDVSADGAVVEAVKREALAASVALGYVAG